The Drosophila innubila isolate TH190305 chromosome 2L unlocalized genomic scaffold, UK_Dinn_1.0 4_B_2L, whole genome shotgun sequence genome segment GGAATCATTGGAAATGCTGCGACCACGACTCGAATTCGATTTCATGCGATTGACAAAGATCTCCACCTGGGTGCGCATATTGGCGGCAAACTCAGCAATTTGCAATTCATCTGCCGTTTTTGGTGCTGTCAGTGTTgacagcagttgttgttgcggtggttgttgttgttgctgcagcagttgttgctgttgttggggtTGTGGTGTTGGTGGCATGGGACTGGGTGCCGATGGACTGGCCATGGATGAGGATTCGCTTATCTTGCGCTGCTCCCAATAGCTGCGATTCAAATACTTGGCCAGCTCGGGATTGCTttcctcctgctgctgttgcagttgttgttgctgttgttgttgttgcactgcCAACTGCGGTTGTGTTGCCTCCGGACTGGGGGAATGTTGTTGCATGCGATATGTGATCGGTTGCTTCTTCAGCTCCGCCTCCGATTGACTTAAAGCCAGCGCCAGATTCagttcctcctcctccttcaaCTCTTGTTCGCTTTTGCGCGCCGGCGTCTTCTCGTAGAAGCACAGGGGAAATGGATTTAGtttattaatgattaattaaGCCAAGGATCGCAAGTAACAGTTATTTAGGACAATTTAATTCACTTTAAACTCAAATTAACCGACaacaaattattcaaattttcttaaaaataagttagaaaatttaattataattaaatttgtatactttaTCCCTTGAtgctttttcgaaaacttcaaactgaaATAACTTGGTTAGATATTAACGGCTTTCCTTGGGGAATATCTATTTAATCAattggttttaaaattttgattcagcatataatttttttccatacttgtCTTTTGACGCTTTTTTTCCTAAAATATCTGAACTTCATGGAAGACTTTgttatataaaagttaatacTCGATTGCTGTTGATTATTTAGAATTGCTATCCTGccacaaaaaaacataaaaaaccaacaataaatcatatttttggagttttaaatataaatcctaaataattatttttgggcTAAACCTGTGCTAAATTGTGTTTTGttctatttcaaattaaatttccataaataagtgttatttacGAGCCATAATGACAACCAACCTGCACCTGTTGGGATAGCGAGCTATTCAGATATTCAGCCGGAAGATCAGAGTCGCCAACTCGCGTGGTCGCCTTGGCTCCTCCCGCTCCTCCAGCTGGACGCTGCAGTGCCATGAAGCAGCCGTCGCACACTCGCACATCCTTCTCGATGCCGTACTTGGGCAGAGGACACTGTTTGGCGGTGCATTGGCCACAAAACACCTGGCCACAATTGCGGCAATGATGCTTGCGATTGGTGAACGTGAACTCCACGCGACAGCGATGACACACCTTTCCATCTGCCCAATTGGGCGCTGTGTCCGCCGTGAACATCGCATCCGCCTCCTTCAACTCCGGAAACGTGTGTCCCTTGGCCTTCAGTATGGTCATCGTGTCCTGGaaattataagaatattttcaaatcaagTAATTTGAATCTGTGTATTATTACAGGAATTAACCCCGTaaccggtatcggaaccgttaaccgaaaccaaccgtttcatttttagtatcGGAACTGAAGGCGTAACCGATATTAATTCTCTTTCAAGAACCGTGGCTAAAGTTGCTAGTTAAAAAAGTTGATCAACTTTACACtgtcataattttgtcaaaactgaatcgATTATCAatcagaatgtcattttgatcatggtttggccactaaattcattctgtatacaaattttgttaatttagaaaattttattgtttttcgaCTATCAGAGCCATGATCCACGTAAatggtaagggtaccccctttgaaatttttaaaattcaaaattttaaatttgaaatttttacttttaatcaactctttatatcgtaattagtagtaagcaacactttaaacttgattctgaaacctttcattttcttgtacaaaatcatgtcaaaattttgacttgtaaagttgctaagtcagaGGCTTGAttaacttcgaactgtcataacatttttaaaacttaaccgattttcaagcggaatgtcattttgatcttggtatggcttttgcatttgaatttagtttatttagaaaatcttatatttttcgatcatAGCCATGGCTGGGTAAGGGTGTGGTAAAAAAAAGCCGGCTCACCTTGATGGCCTGATATTTGTCCGATGAGCGGAATGCATAGGCCCAGGTCTGGACAAGCTCCAGCATCTTCTGGCGCACATTCTCATGGGGCGTTAGCTCCAGGAAACTGCTGAACATCTCGCAGTTCTCCTTGGTGAAAACCTCCTCGTGCACGGGAGCACCGCAATTCTTGACAATGCTCTCGAGGACGAGCAGGGAATAGCATGCCGAGTGCGGATTGGGTGagttcattttctttttaattgcagCAAACGCgttttttggtctaaaaattgcgaattttatatttcatgaattttgca includes the following:
- the LOC117781178 gene encoding hepatocyte growth factor-regulated tyrosine kinase substrate isoform X2 produces the protein MFRSSFDRNLENATSHLRLEPDWPSILLICDEINQKDVTPKNAFAAIKKKMNSPNPHSACYSLLVLESIVKNCGAPVHEEVFTKENCEMFSSFLELTPHENVRQKMLELVQTWAYAFRSSDKYQAIKDTMTILKAKGHTFPELKEADAMFTADTAPNWADGKVCHRCRVEFTFTNRKHHCRNCGQVFCGQCTAKQCPLPKYGIEKDVRVCDGCFMALQRPAGGAGGAKATTRVGDSDLPAEYLNSSLSQQTPARKSEQELKEEEELNLALALSQSEAELKKQPITYRMQQHSPSPEATQPQLAVQQQQQQQQLQQQQEESNPELAKYLNRSYWEQRKISESSSMASPSAPSPMPPTPQPQQQQQLLQQQQQPPQQQLLSTLTAPKTADELQIAEFAANMRTQVEIFVNRMKSNSSRGRSISNDSSVQTLFMTLTSLHSQQLSYIKEMDDKRMWYEQLQDKLAQIKDSRAALDVLRQEHVEKLRRIAEEQERQRQLQMAQKLEIMRKKKQEYLQYQRQLALQRIQEQEREMQLRQEQQKAQYLMGQTAPFPYMPTTAVGPLGSPSLVYSPYGYPPAPISAPAAGQFAPPGMYMRQPPLPDNPYPNPNQAMMSQLPQPQQQQQQQPQLQQPPTQPLQQPQAPPPHLAHAMLQQQHVVQSHPPLSNVQVAPPQTAPTQQVPPPPPQQQQQLPIPQAVAPTQQQPPVTVSAPSAVDATVQAVAAAPAPPQNEPEPIPAASKAAEPATAELISFD
- the LOC117781178 gene encoding hepatocyte growth factor-regulated tyrosine kinase substrate isoform X1 codes for the protein MFRSSFDRNLENATSHLRLEPDWPSILLICDEINQKDVTPKNAFAAIKKKMNSPNPHSACYSLLVLESIVKNCGAPVHEEVFTKENCEMFSSFLELTPHENVRQKMLELVQTWAYAFRSSDKYQAIKDTMTILKAKGHTFPELKEADAMFTADTAPNWADGKVCHRCRVEFTFTNRKHHCRNCGQVFCGQCTAKQCPLPKYGIEKDVRVCDGCFMALQRPAGGAGGAKATTRVGDSDLPAEYLNSSLSQQVQTPARKSEQELKEEEELNLALALSQSEAELKKQPITYRMQQHSPSPEATQPQLAVQQQQQQQQLQQQQEESNPELAKYLNRSYWEQRKISESSSMASPSAPSPMPPTPQPQQQQQLLQQQQQPPQQQLLSTLTAPKTADELQIAEFAANMRTQVEIFVNRMKSNSSRGRSISNDSSVQTLFMTLTSLHSQQLSYIKEMDDKRMWYEQLQDKLAQIKDSRAALDVLRQEHVEKLRRIAEEQERQRQLQMAQKLEIMRKKKQEYLQYQRQLALQRIQEQEREMQLRQEQQKAQYLMGQTAPFPYMPTTAVGPLGSPSLVYSPYGYPPAPISAPAAGQFAPPGMYMRQPPLPDNPYPNPNQAMMSQLPQPQQQQQQQPQLQQPPTQPLQQPQAPPPHLAHAMLQQQHVVQSHPPLSNVQVAPPQTAPTQQVPPPPPQQQQQLPIPQAVAPTQQQPPVTVSAPSAVDATVQAVAAAPAPPQNEPEPIPAASKAAEPATAELISFD